The Pirellulales bacterium genome includes a window with the following:
- a CDS encoding sigma-54 dependent transcriptional regulator, whose translation MERHGRILLDVWREACRHIEIAEATDLITPLVLRQLPLERLVLRIVDLERSVVDTVAATARDHRRPTLRLRTECAPEAIDRLFQWCRRGEILHDRAEALQQRLPGLLPEDVVGEILAGPLNTAEGPPGALIVEAAASRSFNAEHEVLLKVLLEPFTVALENDRRLRELTALREKVEAENRSLLTKLGRNDLSDAIVGVESGLRGVMDRVGLVSRADIPVLILGETGSGKEVVARAIHKQSRRDNGPFLRVNCGAIPPELVDSELFGHERGSFTGATALRKGWFERADRGTLFLDECGELPPAAQVRLLRILQDGTFERVGGERQMHVDVRVVAATHRNLQAMVAEGTFREDLWYRLAVFPIHLPPLRDRPEDIPALAAHFALRAAKRFGLPTRTPTPQDINLLAAYAWPGNVRELTTVIERAAILGNGMQLDVATALGVAPQSNVSAFPNPATPFTTLQPPTAFMQTSRSSVQPWHSDSHSPPVAARASTSVSISDFSPLDSAMQQHIEAALRRTHGRIEGPRGAAKLLNINPHTLRARMRKLKINWRTFRPAEEQV comes from the coding sequence ATGGAACGCCACGGCCGAATTCTATTAGATGTTTGGCGCGAAGCCTGTCGGCACATCGAAATTGCCGAGGCGACCGATTTGATTACGCCGCTGGTTCTGCGCCAGTTGCCGTTGGAGCGCTTGGTGCTGCGGATTGTCGACCTGGAGCGAAGTGTCGTCGATACCGTCGCCGCCACGGCGCGCGATCATCGCCGGCCAACTTTGCGCTTACGGACGGAGTGTGCGCCGGAAGCCATCGATCGATTATTTCAATGGTGCCGTCGCGGTGAAATTTTACACGATCGTGCGGAGGCGTTGCAGCAACGGTTGCCCGGCCTGTTGCCCGAAGATGTGGTCGGTGAAATTCTGGCTGGCCCGCTGAACACCGCCGAGGGTCCACCCGGCGCGCTGATTGTCGAAGCGGCGGCCTCTCGGTCGTTTAATGCCGAACATGAAGTATTGCTAAAAGTGTTGCTCGAGCCATTCACCGTGGCGCTGGAGAACGATCGCCGTTTGCGGGAACTGACCGCGCTGCGAGAAAAAGTCGAAGCGGAAAATCGCTCGCTGTTGACCAAGCTGGGCCGCAACGATTTGAGCGATGCCATTGTCGGCGTAGAATCGGGCCTGCGCGGAGTGATGGATCGCGTCGGCCTGGTATCTCGCGCCGATATTCCGGTGCTCATTCTGGGCGAGACTGGCTCCGGCAAGGAAGTGGTCGCCCGAGCCATTCATAAACAATCGCGCCGCGACAATGGACCGTTTTTGCGCGTGAACTGCGGCGCTATTCCGCCGGAATTGGTCGATTCGGAATTGTTCGGGCACGAACGAGGAAGTTTCACCGGCGCCACGGCATTGCGCAAGGGCTGGTTTGAACGAGCGGACCGGGGCACGTTGTTTCTGGACGAATGCGGCGAGCTGCCGCCGGCGGCACAGGTGCGGCTGCTCCGCATTCTACAGGACGGCACCTTCGAGCGTGTCGGCGGCGAGCGGCAAATGCATGTCGATGTGCGCGTAGTGGCGGCGACACATCGCAATTTGCAGGCGATGGTGGCCGAAGGAACCTTCCGTGAAGATTTGTGGTATCGGCTGGCTGTGTTTCCCATTCATTTGCCGCCGCTGCGCGATCGCCCGGAAGATATTCCCGCCCTGGCCGCCCATTTTGCATTGCGGGCCGCCAAGCGGTTTGGATTGCCGACTCGCACCCCGACGCCGCAAGATATTAACTTGCTGGCCGCGTATGCTTGGCCCGGCAATGTGCGCGAACTGACCACGGTGATCGAACGGGCAGCGATTCTGGGCAATGGCATGCAACTGGATGTGGCCACGGCGTTGGGCGTAGCTCCGCAATCGAATGTGTCTGCGTTTCCCAATCCGGCTACGCCTTTCACAACTCTGCAGCCGCCAACGGCGTTCATGCAGACTTCTCGTTCTTCTGTCCAGCCCTGGCATTCGGATTCTCATTCCCCGCCGGTTGCAGCGCGCGCCTCAACTTCCGTCTCCATTTCCGATTTTTCGCCACTTGATTCCGCCATGCAGCAGCACATTGAAGCCGCCCTGCGGCGCACCCATGGCCGCATCGAAGGTCCGCGCGGCGCCGCCAAATTGCTGAACATCAATCCGCACACGCTGCGGGCCCGAATGCGCAAACTCAAAATCAACTGGCGCACTTTCCGGCCTGCGGAGGAGCAAGTCTGA